A genome region from Nocardia sp. NBC_01730 includes the following:
- a CDS encoding MspA family porin, whose protein sequence is MVAGFGLLPVGVGVGAGLAVLLLGYDVAQADTVVSLPDGQQAFTTATGVQIDLSRTGESAVVSPSLAYNGLSRTASMSGTVYATVAGATGGTLVSGYLIGCQVDLSGGVTVGGDVYVAPGSVSPEVGPRSNLVPGGVAQVKFDTKQIDPRAGAVGFEYHDRGVQVDGCAGYAQARAFTTLTVTK, encoded by the coding sequence TTGGTTGCTGGGTTCGGCCTATTGCCCGTCGGCGTCGGCGTCGGCGCGGGGCTCGCGGTATTACTGCTCGGATACGATGTGGCGCAGGCCGATACGGTGGTGTCGTTGCCCGACGGTCAACAGGCTTTCACGACGGCGACGGGTGTGCAGATCGATCTGAGCCGCACGGGGGAGAGCGCGGTGGTCTCCCCGTCGCTCGCCTACAACGGTCTGTCGCGCACTGCGAGCATGTCGGGCACCGTGTACGCCACGGTCGCCGGTGCGACCGGCGGCACTCTCGTCTCCGGGTACCTGATCGGTTGCCAAGTCGATCTGTCCGGTGGAGTGACAGTGGGCGGTGACGTGTACGTGGCCCCGGGTTCGGTTTCACCGGAAGTGGGCCCAAGATCCAACCTGGTGCCGGGTGGTGTCGCGCAGGTGAAGTTCGACACCAAGCAGATCGATCCTCGAGCCGGTGCCGTCGGCTTCGAGTATCACGATCGAGGTGTCCAGGTCGATGGGTGCGCTGGATATGCGCAGGCTCGTGCGTTCACCACACTGACGGTGACCAAATAG
- a CDS encoding WXG100 family type VII secretion target: MTDSAAPAASPTAFVVVPEQVSDAGRYVQQTAQNLISGLRSASAEVDGLMTSWRGMAATAYAGAWDETHTAALGVFEALADMADLLGVVVDRTAATDTASAGNYGSLSLPPI; encoded by the coding sequence GTGACCGATTCCGCCGCCCCTGCGGCATCCCCCACGGCGTTTGTCGTGGTGCCCGAGCAGGTCTCCGATGCCGGGCGCTACGTGCAGCAGACCGCGCAAAACTTGATCAGCGGGTTGCGCTCGGCATCGGCCGAAGTCGACGGTCTGATGACGAGCTGGCGCGGCATGGCGGCCACCGCCTATGCCGGGGCGTGGGACGAGACGCACACCGCAGCCCTTGGTGTGTTCGAGGCCCTGGCGGACATGGCCGACTTATTGGGCGTAGTGGTCGACCGCACCGCCGCTACCGACACCGCCAGCGCGGGCAACTACGGCTCGCTGAGCCTGCCCCCGATCTGA
- a CDS encoding MspA family porin — MRGPLCTAIVACACVPVMLVGTGSADADTQVVLPDGHGQFTTRDGVAVQVDRSAEHVTVSPSIASSPLSRNVWVSGVTSVSVDAPAGVTVTGGRIQTGYLVGCQVDLGSGVHADASGDAADKPKSEGPDKTGGDAQSGGGGNTSNSGGGGNGGGGLTVGTYDLGGSANSSGITPYADPDMSLQLKPGKVATKQIETYNFTGTSGTTQYVDHTLSIDGCAGYAEARSYMTIVVLDNVMDASQTLWGQPFSIG; from the coding sequence GTGCGAGGTCCGCTGTGCACTGCGATCGTGGCGTGTGCCTGCGTGCCCGTCATGCTGGTCGGGACGGGTTCGGCGGATGCCGACACACAGGTGGTGCTGCCGGACGGGCACGGCCAGTTCACCACTCGCGACGGGGTGGCCGTCCAGGTCGACCGCAGTGCGGAGCACGTGACGGTCTCCCCGTCGATAGCGTCGAGTCCGCTCTCCCGCAACGTGTGGGTTTCCGGCGTCACCTCGGTGAGTGTCGATGCGCCAGCCGGTGTCACGGTCACCGGGGGCCGCATTCAGACCGGTTATCTGGTCGGCTGCCAGGTCGATCTGGGCTCTGGCGTGCACGCCGACGCCAGCGGTGATGCGGCGGACAAGCCGAAAAGTGAGGGACCGGACAAAACCGGTGGTGATGCCCAGTCTGGTGGGGGTGGAAACACCTCCAACTCGGGCGGTGGCGGAAATGGGGGTGGCGGCCTGACCGTGGGAACCTACGACTTGGGCGGGAGTGCCAACAGCTCGGGGATCACGCCGTACGCGGATCCCGATATGTCGCTGCAGTTGAAACCGGGCAAGGTCGCCACCAAGCAGATCGAGACCTACAACTTCACCGGCACCTCGGGTACTACGCAGTACGTGGACCACACATTGTCGATCGACGGCTGCGCGGGCTACGCCGAGGCGCGTTCGTATATGACGATCGTCGTGCTGGACAATGTCATGGACGCTTCGCAAACCCTCTGGGGACAGCCCTTCAGCATCGGGTGA
- a CDS encoding nitrate reductase subunit alpha gives MPSTPATDAGDALLRLGKYFHRGEVSSDHRTLHKIGGRSADEFYRDRWSHDKVVRSTHGVNCTGSCSWKIYVKDGVITWESQQTDYPSVGADKPEYEPRGCPRGASFSWYTYSPARVRYPYVRGALLELYREAKTRLKDPVLAWGEIVEDPEKARSYKAARGKGGFVRAEWWEAAEIAAAAHVYTIKQYGPDRVAGFSPIPAMSMVSHAVGARFISLLGGSMLSFYDWYADLPVASPQVFGDQTDVPESADWFDAGYLIMWGSNVPVTRTPDAHYMTEARYRGQKVVVVSPDYADNTKFADEWVPARPGTDSALAMAMGHVVLKEFFVDKTTSRFLDYVKRYTDLPFLITLDERDGAFVPGKFLTAADLGQVGEGVEFQTVLLDAQARPVVPNGSLGYRFGEAGIGRWNLDLGDVDPLLTLYGRTDDAAAVQIPRFDSDAPGVLTRGVPTTTVAGKRVTTVFDLLLAQYGIGRDGLPGSWPGGYDDPAEPYTPAWQETITGVPAAQAERIAREFADNADRSGGRSMILMGAGTNHWFHSDQIYRAFFTLTLLTGCQGVNGGGWAHYVGQEKCRPVTGWSTLAFGLDWQRPPRQMQGTVFWYLTNDQWRYDPFTAESFASPLGTGKFAGRTAADNIALATRLGWMPSYPTFDRNPLDLVDEAEAAGKTAPEHVVDGLKSGDLRFACEDPDAPENFPRCLTVWRANLLGSSGKGNEYFQRHLLGADSNLQATDATGVRPQELTWRETAATGKLDLLLSLDFRMTSTTLFSDIVLPAATWYEKHDLSSTDMHPFVHAFSPAISPPWEAKTDFDAFHRIARGFSWMAEKHLGTRKDLVAVPLQHDSPDATAQAGGRVLDWKAGECEPIPGKTMPKLVVVERDYPKLAEKMAALGPLIDTLGVTTKGVTTYPDQEVEYLAGMNGTVVSGVARGRPSLAKDTHAAEAVLALSGTTNGRLAVAGFHALERRTGTELADLAAEHEGKRISFADTQARPVPVITSPEWSGSETGGRRYSPFTINTERLKPWHTLTGRQHFYLDHDWMIELGEQLPIFRPPLDMTALFREPSIGAVDDRGVTVRYLTPHSKWSIHSAYQDNLHMLTLSRGGQTIWMSDRDAAKIGVADNDWIEAINRNGIVVARAIVSHRMPEGTVFMYHAQDRAVDVPRIEGIGEDTKGRGKRGGIHNALTRIMIKPSHLIGGYAQQSFALNYHGPTGNQRDEVTTIRKRSQKVEY, from the coding sequence GTGCCCTCCACCCCGGCCACGGACGCCGGTGACGCGCTCCTTCGGCTGGGGAAATACTTCCACCGCGGTGAGGTGTCCTCCGACCATCGCACGCTGCACAAGATCGGCGGCCGCAGCGCCGACGAGTTCTACCGGGACCGGTGGTCGCACGACAAAGTTGTGCGCTCCACGCACGGCGTGAACTGCACCGGGTCCTGCTCGTGGAAGATCTACGTCAAGGACGGCGTGATCACCTGGGAGTCGCAGCAGACCGACTATCCGTCGGTCGGGGCCGACAAGCCCGAGTACGAGCCGCGCGGCTGCCCGCGTGGCGCGTCCTTCTCCTGGTACACCTACTCGCCGGCCCGGGTGCGCTATCCCTATGTGCGCGGCGCGCTGCTCGAGCTGTACCGGGAGGCCAAGACTCGGTTGAAGGACCCGGTGCTCGCCTGGGGCGAGATCGTCGAAGACCCGGAGAAGGCACGCAGCTACAAGGCCGCCCGCGGCAAGGGCGGATTCGTGCGCGCCGAGTGGTGGGAGGCGGCCGAAATCGCCGCCGCCGCACATGTTTACACGATCAAGCAGTACGGACCGGACCGGGTGGCCGGGTTCTCCCCGATTCCGGCCATGTCGATGGTCAGCCACGCCGTCGGCGCCCGGTTCATCTCGCTGCTCGGCGGATCGATGCTGTCGTTCTACGACTGGTACGCCGACCTGCCGGTGGCCTCACCCCAGGTGTTCGGCGACCAGACCGACGTGCCGGAGTCGGCGGACTGGTTCGACGCGGGCTACCTCATCATGTGGGGCTCGAACGTGCCGGTGACCAGGACGCCGGACGCGCACTACATGACCGAGGCCCGCTACCGCGGCCAGAAGGTCGTCGTGGTCTCTCCCGACTACGCGGACAACACCAAGTTCGCCGACGAATGGGTGCCCGCGCGTCCGGGCACCGACTCCGCCCTGGCCATGGCGATGGGACACGTGGTACTGAAGGAATTCTTCGTCGACAAGACGACCTCACGCTTCCTCGACTACGTCAAGCGCTACACCGACCTGCCGTTCCTGATCACCCTGGACGAGCGCGACGGCGCGTTCGTGCCGGGCAAGTTCCTCACCGCCGCCGATCTCGGTCAGGTCGGCGAAGGGGTCGAGTTCCAGACGGTGCTACTGGACGCGCAAGCACGGCCGGTGGTGCCCAACGGGTCGCTGGGCTACCGGTTCGGCGAAGCAGGCATTGGACGCTGGAATCTCGATCTCGGGGATGTCGATCCCCTGCTGACTCTGTACGGCCGCACCGATGATGCTGCGGCCGTGCAGATTCCCCGCTTCGACAGCGACGCGCCCGGGGTGCTCACCCGCGGCGTCCCGACGACGACCGTCGCGGGCAAGCGGGTGACGACGGTCTTCGATCTGCTGCTCGCCCAGTACGGCATCGGCCGCGACGGTTTGCCGGGCTCCTGGCCTGGTGGCTACGACGATCCAGCCGAGCCCTACACCCCGGCCTGGCAGGAGACCATCACCGGAGTGCCCGCCGCGCAGGCGGAGCGCATCGCGCGGGAGTTCGCGGACAACGCCGATCGCTCCGGCGGCCGGTCGATGATCCTGATGGGCGCGGGCACCAACCACTGGTTCCATTCCGACCAGATCTACCGCGCCTTCTTCACCCTGACCCTGCTGACCGGCTGCCAAGGCGTGAACGGCGGCGGCTGGGCGCACTACGTCGGCCAGGAGAAGTGCCGACCGGTCACCGGGTGGTCCACGCTCGCCTTCGGGTTGGACTGGCAACGTCCGCCGCGGCAGATGCAGGGCACGGTGTTCTGGTATCTGACCAATGACCAGTGGCGCTACGACCCGTTCACCGCGGAGTCGTTCGCCTCACCGCTGGGCACGGGGAAGTTCGCCGGTCGTACCGCCGCCGACAACATCGCGCTGGCGACCCGGCTCGGCTGGATGCCGAGCTACCCGACGTTCGACCGCAATCCCCTCGACCTCGTGGACGAGGCCGAGGCCGCGGGCAAGACCGCGCCGGAGCACGTGGTGGACGGGCTGAAGTCCGGAGATCTGCGGTTCGCCTGCGAGGACCCGGACGCGCCGGAGAACTTCCCGCGCTGTCTGACCGTGTGGCGGGCGAACCTGCTCGGCTCCTCCGGCAAGGGCAACGAGTACTTCCAGCGCCACCTGCTCGGCGCCGATTCCAACCTGCAGGCCACCGACGCCACCGGTGTACGACCGCAGGAGCTGACCTGGCGCGAGACCGCCGCCACCGGAAAGCTGGATCTGCTGCTGTCACTGGACTTCCGAATGACCAGCACCACGCTGTTCTCCGACATCGTGCTGCCCGCGGCCACCTGGTACGAGAAACACGACCTCTCCTCGACCGACATGCACCCGTTCGTGCACGCCTTCTCCCCAGCCATCTCGCCGCCGTGGGAGGCGAAGACCGACTTCGACGCCTTCCACCGGATCGCGCGTGGCTTCTCCTGGATGGCCGAAAAGCACCTGGGCACGCGCAAGGACCTGGTGGCCGTGCCGCTGCAGCACGATTCGCCGGACGCGACCGCGCAGGCGGGTGGCCGGGTGCTGGACTGGAAGGCCGGTGAGTGCGAACCGATCCCGGGCAAGACCATGCCGAAGCTGGTGGTCGTCGAACGCGACTACCCGAAGCTGGCCGAGAAGATGGCCGCGCTCGGGCCGCTGATCGATACGCTCGGCGTCACCACCAAGGGTGTCACCACCTATCCCGACCAAGAGGTCGAGTACCTCGCCGGAATGAACGGCACTGTGGTTTCCGGTGTGGCCCGAGGGCGTCCGTCGCTGGCCAAGGACACGCACGCGGCCGAGGCCGTTCTCGCGCTCTCAGGCACCACCAACGGCAGACTCGCCGTGGCGGGCTTCCACGCGCTGGAGCGCCGCACCGGCACCGAGCTGGCTGACCTGGCCGCCGAGCACGAGGGCAAGCGAATCTCGTTCGCCGACACCCAGGCTCGCCCGGTGCCGGTGATCACCTCCCCGGAGTGGTCGGGCAGCGAAACCGGCGGGCGCAGGTACTCGCCGTTCACCATCAACACCGAGCGCCTCAAGCCGTGGCACACGCTGACCGGGCGGCAGCACTTCTACCTCGACCACGACTGGATGATCGAACTCGGCGAGCAGCTGCCGATCTTCCGCCCTCCGCTCGACATGACGGCGCTGTTCCGCGAGCCGTCCATCGGCGCGGTCGACGACCGGGGTGTCACCGTGCGCTACCTGACACCGCACTCGAAGTGGTCCATCCACTCCGCCTACCAGGACAACCTGCACATGCTGACGCTCTCCCGTGGCGGACAGACGATCTGGATGTCCGACCGAGACGCCGCGAAGATCGGTGTCGCCGATAACGATTGGATCGAGGCGATCAACCGCAACGGCATCGTGGTCGCCCGCGCCATCGTCAGCCATCGAATGCCGGAGGGCACGGTATTCATGTATCACGCCCAGGACCGGGCGGTGGACGTGCCGCGCATCGAAGGCATCGGCGAGGACACCAAAGGCCGCGGCAAACGCGGCGGCATCCACAACGCACTCACCCGCATCATGATCAAACCCTCGCACCTCATCGGCGGCTACGCACAGCAATCCTTCGCGCTGAACTACCACGGCCCCACCGGAAATCAGCGCGACGAGGTCACCACGATCCGCAAACGCTCGCAGAAGGTGGAGTACTGA